In the Argiope bruennichi chromosome 8, qqArgBrue1.1, whole genome shotgun sequence genome, attagtCTAAAACAGActctaataattttcaaagttgaaactaaaatattattcctGGTCTTATTTatctaagaattttattaaaaataatcaattatgattttttttttggaattaaagaaaaagtgaattaagtttttgaaattgaaatattcgtATTATGAGTAGATAACTTTTTATAttagttcttttaatatttttctcttggggttgtaaaattttgaaaaattgaaagttcATGTGTGCTGACTTTTGTTAATAGCATTCAATTTTAATagtgattattaatttataaaattataagtacTTTAATTCATTATAGATATTCAGtttttgatatcattatttataatttttttattctgttatttctttggaataggatatttatttgatatctttattttaattttttttaaataccttatatatttaaagaatatggaAGATCTTAGTTTCTTTGAATACATTACCTTATTAACTGGTTTGTccatatttctttcttaatttacttttagttttaatttttttaatgagtcttattaatattaatattctctTGGCAACAGGCATAGCCTGTGGtcttaaatcctttttatttgtttattttgattaaggggaaatttgataatatagttctaaaaattatctatgtcaatatctatttgaaaataaagtaaagagTCCATCAAAGAGTCTAATGTGTAAACACTACTTAAAACATTATCTAACTATTACACTGGAGAGCATAAAAACTATTATCTAAAAGGCAtagtagatatttttaaagtaatttttaaatattaaagggATTACTTTACAAGATTGATTTATTTTAGGGGATActggaatttagtatttttactgtatgttgctttgaaattatttagtaacttctggattttaatatattttgtatattaacaaGCTCAAgccatctttaaaatatatatatatatatcttgaatgTGATGTATATAGTTAAAccaatatgtaaatattatataaattttatttttagttctaatgttttttttttttctttttctctacaGGCTGGTGCTGGAAAACGTTTGATTCCTTTATTAGATAGAATTTTAGTTGAACGATTTGTGCCAGAAACAAGAACAAAAGGTGGTATTATGATACCCGAGAAAGCTCAAGGAAAAGTTCAGAGTGCCACAGTTGTAGCTGTTGGTCCTGGGGCAAGAAATgatgttagttaaaaaaaaatttcaaaaaaataactaaatacacACAATGCTGTATCATCTTTTATATGCCTATTCCTCAAACTATTTTATACCAAATACATTAATGAATGAGcatatgctttttcttaattattactaatttaggATCAGTCTATCCAGTATTTaagtaatgtttttttcataaattatgcaTAATCAGCATTTAATTCGCTTTGTATAGTTGGAATCCAAAGATTGATTCTTATGAGcttaatttgttactttttattatttttaaattatatatattatggatCTTGATGTCTTTGTCTAGTTTTTCTCTATTAAATTGACATTTAGTTTAGAAAGTTGATTCTGTTATGATGTCAAAATTGATACTTTAATGttgacttttttgaaaaatatacaacaTGCAAGCATCGAACAAGTACCATGGTTACGTGGTTGTCGATAAttattggtttaaaattaaaaatcgcaATCAAGTTTCTGTTGGATATATAGAAAATTGGCttgttctgaattattttaagagtCTGGAATATCAATATCTGAATAAGAAACTAAGatttttgcatgtatttatttttcctaacatattttaattgtgtatatattctttaaaggcattatatttaatacattagcATATATTTTCTAGTGTATTTGAGTTGTatgcattatatttaatacattatagaatttgattcttaaaaaaaatattgccaactGTTAATGCAATGAAATGGTTTTTACGTAATTTTATTATGgtgaaaaattttccaaaatttaaaaaaaattttaaattgaaatatgataaattggaaaataattaattttttaaagaaacattgatAATTAGctcttgtttataaaataaaaattttgtagaatttgttAACATATCctagaattttgaaacaatttttaaaactagatAAGTGTCAGAATGAAGTATGTTTAagaaactaaatttcaaatacttgAAATTCAGAATGAGCAAAATTTTACTGTTCGATTTGAGTTCTTTTCTTTGACATTAGGTTTTACATTTGCTGATTTAGAAAACATCTTTATTCTAGTTCAGTTTCTTagcttaaaaaacttttttaaagtatattgagtaaaagatgtttttaaataagGTATAATAGTAGTGATGgccaaaatgcataaattttattggcttaaaatcttttggtattattaaattatattgtttaaaattttaaaatttttttaattgtattcccTTTCTTTAaagttctttataaattaaactggGGCTCTTGgattttattcgtattttttttttgttttgttttgagttGTCGaagattttttattagtttagtataaaaatgcagttaattaattatatagttaTCTAATGCTGTATATAACATTTAAGCagccatattttatttcttgttttgagTTTGTGTATTGCAAGCCTTCATTTTTTGCAAGATGGTTGATtttgtgatgaaaatatttttctgtttggtGTAGGactgatgtattttttttttttttttttttttaagttatgcaATTTCTCTTTTGAAGTAGTGTGATTTTTGTTAAAGTTGTGTTTATAAAGCATATGCAATTAGAAATTTGCTGCTTTGTTGAGATTTATCCAAtgttgtataaaatttggaactattttttataattttatgtagaaGTGAGAAAAGGTAATTTCTTTTACTcttgtatatttttgttaaagttttgaattcttatttgatGATGTAAATatccataataaatatattctcaattttctatatgatcttaattattaattttatttccttttgtagAAAGGTGACCATATTCCTCCTAGTGTGAAAGAAGGCGACAAAGTTTTATTACCTGAAT is a window encoding:
- the LOC129981939 gene encoding 10 kDa heat shock protein, mitochondrial-like, which codes for MAGAGKRLIPLLDRILVERFVPETRTKGGIMIPEKAQGKVQSATVVAVGPGARNDKGDHIPPSVKEGDKVLLPEYGGTKIEVNEKEMYIFRDSDILGKWSE